A genomic segment from bacterium encodes:
- a CDS encoding PAC2 family protein: MELIIYQRIDVRSPTMLATWPGMGNVAIGAIDYIRRKLELQMFAEIDTSKIVPPDAIIVEDGMARLPRPPRSAFYYRKNPDLIIFEGESQLRDEPGVRLISHIIKLAKEISVSRILTAAAFPLLMSYEEPSIVYGVANTELLRDALFSKYKIRIMESGQISGLNGLLLGYAKEAGIGAACLLATIPLYAVSLPNPKASKAIVIALERILGIGVPMLELDMQTQEMESKLIEIEAQLKEQIGEPPITEAQKDAYGIPEYIRQKIERLFKETEQDKSKAYILKRELDKWNLFDEYEDRFLDLFKEH, from the coding sequence ATGGAGCTAATTATTTATCAAAGAATAGATGTACGCTCACCTACTATGTTAGCTACATGGCCAGGTATGGGTAATGTTGCTATTGGCGCTATTGATTACATTAGGAGGAAGCTTGAACTGCAAATGTTTGCTGAAATAGATACTTCTAAGATTGTACCTCCGGATGCTATTATAGTTGAGGATGGGATGGCAAGACTGCCAAGACCACCAAGAAGTGCATTTTATTATAGGAAGAATCCAGACCTGATTATTTTTGAAGGCGAATCTCAATTAAGGGATGAACCTGGAGTTAGGCTAATTTCACATATAATCAAACTTGCAAAAGAGATTAGTGTAAGTCGTATTTTAACAGCAGCTGCCTTCCCATTACTAATGAGTTACGAAGAACCATCAATTGTATACGGAGTGGCAAATACAGAACTACTCAGAGATGCGCTCTTTAGTAAATACAAGATAAGAATAATGGAGAGCGGCCAAATATCTGGCTTAAATGGTCTTTTATTAGGATATGCAAAAGAAGCAGGGATAGGGGCTGCCTGCCTATTAGCTACTATACCATTATATGCTGTAAGTCTACCTAATCCTAAAGCTTCAAAGGCTATAGTTATAGCACTTGAGCGTATACTTGGTATAGGTGTGCCGATGCTTGAATTAGACATGCAAACACAAGAGATGGAGAGTAAGTTAATAGAGATTGAAGCCCAGTTAAAGGAGCAGATTGGTGAGCCCCCTATCACAGAGGCTCAAAAAGATGCCTATGGAATACCTGAATATATACGCCAAAAAATAGAGCGCTTATTTAAAGAGACAGAACAAGACAAGAGTAAAGCATATATACTGAAACGCGAACTCGACAAATGGAACCTATTTGATGAATACGAAGACCGCTTCCTTGACCTATTTAAAGAACACTGA